Part of the Micromonospora inyonensis genome, GGAGGCGTTGACGGCGGCGGTGCCGGCGGCCGGGGCGGTGCATGTGGTGAACAACGGTGCGGCGGCGTTGGTGTTGGCGGCGACGGCGTTGGCGGCGGGCCGGGAGATCGTGGTCAGCCGGGGTGAGCTGGTGGAGATCGGTGACGGTTTCCGGTTGCCGGATCTGCTGGTGAGTACGGGGGCGCGGTTGCGGGAGGTGGGGACCACCAACCGGACGTCGGTGGCGGACTACGCGGCGGCGGTGGGCCCGGAGACGGGTTTCGTGTTGAAGGTGCATCCGTCGAATTTCGTGGTGTCGGGGTTCACGGCGTCGGTGCCGGTGGCGGAGCTGGTGTCGTTGGGTGCGCCGGTGGTGGTGGACATCGGGTCGGGGTTGTTGGCGCCGGATCCGTTGTTGCCGGCGGAGCCGGACGCGGCGTCCGCGTTGCGGGCGGGGGCGGCGCTGGTGACGGCCAGTGGGGACAAGTTGCTGGGTGGGCCGCAGGCCGGTTTGTTGTGGGGTGCGGTCGAGGTGGTGGAGCGGCTGCGGCGGCATCCGTTGGCGCGGGCGTTGCGGGTGGACAAGTTGACGTTGGCGGCGTTGGCGGCGACGGTGCGGGATCCGGCGACGCCGACGTGGCGGGCGCTGCGGGCGGACGCGGCGTGGCTGCGGGCGCGGGCGGTCCGGTTGCGGGACCGGCTGGTGGCCGACGGGTACCCGGCCGAGGTGACGGGGTGCATGTCGGTGGTTCGGTGGGGGTGGCGCTCCGGGGGTGGAGTTGCCGTCGTGGGCGGTGGTGTTGCCGGAGGGGTTCGCGGAGCCGTTGCGGGTGGGGGATCCGCCGGTGCTGGGTCGGGTGGTGCGGGGCCGGTTGTTGCTGGATCTGCGGTGTGTGCCGGAGTCGGCGGACGAGGTGCTGGGGGCTGCGGTGGCGCGGGTGGCCGGCTGAGATGTTCGTGGTGGCGACGGCCGGTCACGTGGATCACGGCAAGTCGACGTTGGTGCGGGCGTTGACGGGGATGGAGCCGGACCGGTGGGCCGAGGAGCGGCGCCGGGGCATGACGATCGATCTGGGGTTCGCGTGGACGTCGTTGCCGTCGGGGGCGACGGTGGCGTTCGTGGACGTGCCGGGGCATGAGCGGTTCGTGCCGAACATGCTGGCGGGGGTGGGGCCGGTGCCGGCGGCGTTGCTGGTGGTGGCGGCGGACGAGGGGTGGATGCCGCAGTCGGCGGAGCATCTGGCGGTGTTGGACGCGCTGGGGGTGGCGTACGGGTTGGTGGCGGTGACCCGTGCGGATCTGGCGGATCCGGGTGCGGTGGTGGGGCGGGTGCGTGCGGAGGTGGCCGGTACGTCGTTGGGTGCGGTGGAGGTGGTGCCGGTCAGTGCGGTGACCGGGGTGGGGTTGCCGGGGTTGCGGGCGGCGTTGGGCCGGTTGGGGGCGCGGTTGCCGGCGCCGGTGGTGGACGCGCCGGTGCGGTTGTGGGTGGATCGGTGTTTCACGGTGCGGGGTAGCGGCACGGTGGTGACGGGCACGCTCGGGGCGGGGCGGCTGCGGGTCGGTGACGAGTTGGAGGTGTCCGCGGACGGCTCGCGGGTGCGGGTGCGGGGCCTGCACCGGCTGGGTGTGGCGGGGGATGAGGTGTCGGCGGTGTCGCGGGTGGCGGTGAACCTGCGGGGGGTGGCGCGGGAGCGGGTGGCGCGGGGGGACGCGCTGGTGTCGCCGGGTGGGTTCGGTCGGGTCGATGTGGTGGACGTGCGGGTTGTCGGGGAGCCGGTGGCGGGGCTGCCGGGGTCGGTGATGCTGCATGTGGGGTCGGCGGCGGTGCCGGTGCGGGTGCGGCCGTTGGGGCGGGACACGGCGCGGTTGCGGTTGGCCCGGCCGGTGCCGTTGCGGGTGGGGGACCGGGCGGTGTTGCGGGATCCGGGGCGGCGGTCGGTGGCCGGTGGGGTGACGGTGTTGGATGTGGCGCCGCCGCCGTTGGCGCGTCGGGGTGCGGCGGCGGCGCGGGCGCGGGTGTTGGCGGGTCTGGACGGGCGGGCCGATGCGGTGGGGGAGGTGCGGCGGCGGGGGTTGGTGCGGGCGTCGGACTTGGCGCGGATGGGGGTGCCGTCGGCGGTCGCGCCGGTGGTGGGGGACTGGCTGGTGGATCCGGAGCGCTGGGCGGGGTGGGGTGCGCGGCTGGTGGCGGAGGTGTCCCGGTATGCGGGGGAGCATCCGTTGGAGCCGGGGGTGCCGGTGGAGGTGCTGCGGCAGCGGTTGGGGTTGCCGGACCGGTCGTTGGTGGAGGCGCTGGTGCTGGCTCCGCTGCGGGTGCACGGTGGTCGGGTGGGTGTGGGGCCGGTGTCGGGGTTGCCGGAGCCGGTGGTGCGGGCGGTGGACCGGTTGCGGGGGGAGTTGCGGTCGCGGCCGTTCCGGGCGCCGGAGGCGGACCGGCTTGCCGCGTTGGGCCTGGGGCCGCGGGAGGTCGGGGCGGCGGTGCGGGCGGGGGTGCTGCTGCGGTTGGCGGGGAACGTGGTGTTGTTGCCGGGGGCGGTGGAGGAGGCGGTGCGGGTGTTGGCGGGGTTGCCGCAGCCGTTCACGCTCAGTGCGGCCCGGCAGGCGTTGGACACGACCCGTCGGGTGGCGGTGCCGTTGTTGGAGTTGTTGGACAGTCGGGGTGTGACGCGCCGGTGGCCGGGGGACACGCGGTCGGTGGTGGCGCGCTGACCTGACGTCGGGTTGGTCGATTCCGGGGGTGGGCGGCCGGGGCCGGTGGTTACGGTGGGCGCATGGACCCTTCGGCGGTCTGGCGGGACCGGCTGCACCGGTGGCGGATCGAGGCGTATCGGGTTCCTGATCTGCGGTTCGCGATCGTGGCGACGAACGGGCCGACGGAGTCGGCGCCGGTGTGGTTGTTCGGGATGTCGGCGTTGGCGCGCTGGTTGATGACCCATTCGATCGAGTTGGACGACCTGGAGCGGGACTGACGGCTGCGGCGCGGACCGGAGGTTGGCGGGTGGGGGGTCTGCTGGGGCAGGTGGCGCTGGTGGTGGTGCTGGTGCTGGTCAACGCCGCGCTGGCGGGCAGCGAGATGGCGTTGGTGTCGTTGCGGGAGGGCCAGTTGCGGCGGCTGGCGCAGGCCGGTGGGCGGGGTGCCCGCCTGGCGCGGCTGGCCCGGGATCCGAACCGGTACCTGGCGACGATCCAGTTGGGTATCACCCTGGCGGGTTTCCTGGCGTCGGCTGCGGCGGCGGTGTCGTTGGCGCGTCCGCTGGTGGGTCTGTTGGGGTTTCTGGGGCGTGCGGCGGAGCCGGTGGCGGTGGTGGCGGTGACGATGGTGTTGACGTTCGTCACGCTGGTGGTGGGGGAGTTGGCGCCGAAGCGGCTGGCGATGCAGCGGGCGGAGCGGTGGGGGCTGCGGGGTGCGGTGGTGGTGGACGCGGTGGCGTGGGTGGCGCGGCCGGCGGTGTGGTTGTTGAGTGTGGCCACCGACGCGGCGGTGCGGGTGGTGGGTGGGGATCCGCGGGCACGGCGGGAGGAGGTGTCCGAGGAGGAGTTGCGGGAGATGCTGGTCAGCCAGCGTGGCCTGTCGGCGCAGCAGCGGGAGATCCTCACCGGGGCGTTCGACATCGCCGGTCGGACGGTGCGGCAGGTGCTGGTGGCCCGGCGGGATGTGACGGTGCTGCCGGGTTGCCTGTCGCCGGGGGAGGGGATGCGCCGGTTGGCGGAGGCGGGCCGGTCGCGGGCGCCGGTGGTCGGTGGGGGCGGGTTGGACGACGTGGTGGGGGTGGTGCACATCCGGGACCTGGTGGGGGCGGGTGCGTCGACGGTGGCGGGTCGGGCCCGGCCGCCGTTGCTGCTGCCGGGGTCGGTGCCGGTGTCGGAGGCGATGCGCCGGTTGCGGGTGGAGCGGGAGCGGTTGGCGTTGGTGGTCGACGAGTGGGGTGGCGTCGACGGGATCGTCACGATGGAGGACCTGTTGGAGGAGGTCGTCGGGGAGTTGTACGACGAGACGGACCGGGATGTGCGGGCGGTGGTGCGGGAACCGGACGGGGCGTTGCTGCTGCCGGGGGATTTTCCGTTGCACGACCTGCCGGACGTGGGGGTGCCGGTGGGGTTCTCGGTGTCGGGTGAGTACACGACGGTGGCGGGTCTGGTGCTCGCCGGTCTGGGTTACGTGCCCCGGGGGGTGGGGGAGACGGTGTGCCTGCCGGGGTTGACGGTGCAGGTGGTGCGGGTGGTGGATCGGGCGGTGCGGCAGGTGCGGGTGCGGCCGGCACCGGCCGGGTCGTCGGGGTGCCGCGACGGTGGCGGTCCGTCCCGGGCGGCGCCCCGCCGGGGGGCGCCGGTCGCGCCGGAGGACGCTCCGCCGGGTCGCCGCCACCCGGACGGATGACCCCCACCGTTATGTCCTTTCTGTTGGTTTTCGACGGTTTAGTGTCGGTGGGGTGAAGGACCGAGGACTGCGCACGTTCGTCACCGTGCTGACCGGCCTGGTGGTGCTCTACTTCGGCAGTGCGGGCCGGGATCCGGGCGAGGACGGCCGGGTCTCCAACGGGGTGATCGTCCTGGCGTTGGCCGCCGCGCTGCTGGTGTGGAACCTAACCAGGCCGGGCGGCTCCGCGGCCAAGTGAGCCGTCACCGGCCGGCCGCGCCTGCGCCGCCTGCCGGCCCGCGCGGTCACCGGCCGTCGGCGGCCGCCCTCGTCACCTCGGCGGCGGACTCCGCACCGAGGGCCACCCGCACCAGCGCGGAGGTGAGCCGGCCGACGTCGGCCGGGGCGACCAGCGCCGCCAGGTCCCTCGCCGACCCGGGCAGGCCCAGCCGGGCCGCGCCCGCCAGGGCCCGCCGGTCGGCGAAGGGCCGCACGTCCGCCCACACCGTCTGCACCTCCCGCAGGAAGATGTCCGCGCCGGTGG contains:
- a CDS encoding hemolysin family protein codes for the protein MGGLLGQVALVVVLVLVNAALAGSEMALVSLREGQLRRLAQAGGRGARLARLARDPNRYLATIQLGITLAGFLASAAAAVSLARPLVGLLGFLGRAAEPVAVVAVTMVLTFVTLVVGELAPKRLAMQRAERWGLRGAVVVDAVAWVARPAVWLLSVATDAAVRVVGGDPRARREEVSEEELREMLVSQRGLSAQQREILTGAFDIAGRTVRQVLVARRDVTVLPGCLSPGEGMRRLAEAGRSRAPVVGGGGLDDVVGVVHIRDLVGAGASTVAGRARPPLLLPGSVPVSEAMRRLRVERERLALVVDEWGGVDGIVTMEDLLEEVVGELYDETDRDVRAVVREPDGALLLPGDFPLHDLPDVGVPVGFSVSGEYTTVAGLVLAGLGYVPRGVGETVCLPGLTVQVVRVVDRAVRQVRVRPAPAGSSGCRDGGGPSRAAPRRGAPVAPEDAPPGRRHPDG
- the selB gene encoding selenocysteine-specific translation elongation factor, with protein sequence MFVVATAGHVDHGKSTLVRALTGMEPDRWAEERRRGMTIDLGFAWTSLPSGATVAFVDVPGHERFVPNMLAGVGPVPAALLVVAADEGWMPQSAEHLAVLDALGVAYGLVAVTRADLADPGAVVGRVRAEVAGTSLGAVEVVPVSAVTGVGLPGLRAALGRLGARLPAPVVDAPVRLWVDRCFTVRGSGTVVTGTLGAGRLRVGDELEVSADGSRVRVRGLHRLGVAGDEVSAVSRVAVNLRGVARERVARGDALVSPGGFGRVDVVDVRVVGEPVAGLPGSVMLHVGSAAVPVRVRPLGRDTARLRLARPVPLRVGDRAVLRDPGRRSVAGGVTVLDVAPPPLARRGAAAARARVLAGLDGRADAVGEVRRRGLVRASDLARMGVPSAVAPVVGDWLVDPERWAGWGARLVAEVSRYAGEHPLEPGVPVEVLRQRLGLPDRSLVEALVLAPLRVHGGRVGVGPVSGLPEPVVRAVDRLRGELRSRPFRAPEADRLAALGLGPREVGAAVRAGVLLRLAGNVVLLPGAVEEAVRVLAGLPQPFTLSAARQALDTTRRVAVPLLELLDSRGVTRRWPGDTRSVVAR